The proteins below come from a single Roseiflexus sp. RS-1 genomic window:
- a CDS encoding DUF4097 family beta strand repeat-containing protein — protein MEEQNRERYTTEPLPSSRDTPSSRLPGEIYDRQPASSQRRSASLVGLVLLTLGIAWLLVRFAGDLIPVTPGGALLVDQTVGGRRIEIDAVSADVTILRWDRPEFRVQAERVGWSTGAIDVSVRVDDETVRVAHRTSCLFFCGGLRYQITAPTTADIRVTTASGDVQIEAIDGDVTIETTSGDVRLDAIGGALAVKTVSGDVTLRNGRVPRARVATTSGDVNLSGVRGPLEATSISGDISIRDVVEGPVNVNTTSGRISGAGALSVDLNLSSVSGDVQLDLPADTGFRLSIQTISGDIDAPGLRGGGVRSEWSATLGDGAHAVNITTTSGDVRIRQER, from the coding sequence ATGGAAGAGCAGAACCGTGAGCGTTATACAACGGAACCTCTCCCGTCGTCAAGAGATACCCCTTCGTCGCGTCTGCCTGGTGAGATCTATGATCGACAACCTGCTTCGTCGCAGCGTCGCAGTGCGTCGCTTGTTGGTCTGGTACTGCTGACGCTCGGAATAGCCTGGCTGCTGGTGCGATTTGCCGGTGATCTGATACCGGTGACGCCCGGTGGTGCGCTTCTGGTCGATCAGACGGTCGGCGGACGCCGGATCGAGATCGATGCCGTCAGCGCCGATGTGACCATTCTACGCTGGGATCGACCAGAGTTTCGCGTTCAGGCGGAGCGGGTGGGTTGGTCAACCGGCGCTATCGATGTGTCGGTACGCGTCGATGACGAAACGGTGCGTGTGGCGCACCGTACCAGTTGCCTGTTCTTTTGCGGCGGGTTGCGCTACCAGATCACGGCGCCGACCACGGCGGACATTCGCGTGACCACGGCGAGCGGCGATGTGCAGATCGAGGCGATTGACGGCGATGTGACGATTGAAACGACCAGCGGCGATGTGCGTCTTGATGCTATTGGCGGGGCGTTGGCGGTCAAAACTGTCAGTGGCGATGTAACCCTGCGCAACGGGCGGGTTCCGCGCGCCAGAGTTGCGACGACCAGCGGTGACGTGAACCTGAGCGGCGTCAGAGGTCCGCTGGAGGCAACAAGCATTTCTGGCGACATCAGTATCCGCGACGTTGTTGAGGGTCCGGTTAACGTGAACACCACCAGCGGGCGGATCAGCGGCGCTGGCGCTCTTTCCGTCGATCTGAATCTGTCCAGTGTGTCGGGCGATGTGCAACTGGACCTTCCGGCTGATACTGGCTTCCGGTTATCCATTCAGACAATCAGCGGCGATATTGATGCGCCAGGGTTGCGTGGCGGAGGGGTGCGGAGCGAATGGAGCGCCACTCTGGGTGATGGAGCGCATGCGGTGAATATCACCACGACCAGCGGGGACGTGCGTATCAGGCAGGAGAGATGA
- a CDS encoding NYN domain-containing protein, whose product MQNPFARSAVPLLIDGHNLIAQMPGLRLSDIDDEAQLVMLLRRYAAARRGRSITVVFDHGVYGHSQRLDGYGVTCSFARSPHDADTQLIRRITTIARPHEWTVVTSDRQVAQAAAARGIKVIDSRTFAQTLQQLTTPAPRQSSAGADKPERLPDQSEVDEWLRLFGEEEQDNPA is encoded by the coding sequence TTGCAGAACCCATTCGCGAGGTCTGCCGTGCCGCTGCTGATCGATGGACACAACCTGATTGCGCAGATGCCGGGACTACGCCTGTCCGACATTGACGATGAAGCGCAACTGGTCATGCTGCTGCGACGCTACGCTGCAGCACGACGAGGAAGGAGCATCACCGTTGTGTTCGACCACGGCGTCTACGGTCACTCGCAACGCCTCGACGGATATGGCGTCACCTGCTCTTTTGCGCGGTCACCGCACGACGCGGACACGCAACTGATCCGCCGGATCACAACCATTGCACGCCCGCATGAGTGGACGGTCGTCACCTCGGATCGTCAGGTGGCGCAGGCGGCGGCAGCGCGCGGCATCAAGGTGATCGATTCGCGCACCTTCGCTCAAACCTTGCAGCAACTGACAACCCCCGCCCCTCGTCAATCATCGGCGGGCGCCGACAAGCCGGAGCGCCTGCCGGATCAGTCGGAAGTTGATGAATGGTTGCGTCTATTCGGAGAAGAGGAACAGGATAACCCCGCATAA
- a CDS encoding inositol monophosphatase family protein — MLSFAIETARRAGALLMAGLERRRSLELKSAYEVVTEVDRESEALIVSAIRHAFPDHAILAEEGGGIERTSPFLWLIDPLDGTNNYAHGFPFFAVSIALMEDGELRLGVVFDPLRDELFSAERGAGAWRNDQRLRVSDTPALAASLVSTGFPYDFATTTDNNTRQFTRIQARTQGVRRAGSAALDLAYVASGRLDAHWELRLKPWDTAAGALLVLEAGGRLSDWRGQPWNPWNDRLVASNGRIHDELIAALAE; from the coding sequence ATGCTTTCTTTTGCTATCGAAACCGCCCGTCGCGCTGGCGCGCTGCTCATGGCAGGGCTTGAGCGGCGCCGCTCGCTGGAGTTGAAAAGCGCATATGAAGTCGTGACCGAAGTGGATCGGGAAAGTGAGGCATTGATCGTCTCTGCCATTCGACATGCGTTTCCCGACCACGCCATTCTTGCTGAAGAAGGCGGCGGCATTGAACGCACGTCACCCTTCCTGTGGCTGATCGATCCGCTGGATGGTACAAACAATTACGCTCATGGCTTTCCATTCTTTGCGGTGTCGATCGCGCTGATGGAAGACGGCGAACTGCGCCTGGGCGTCGTATTCGATCCGCTGCGCGACGAACTGTTCTCGGCGGAACGCGGCGCAGGGGCATGGCGCAACGATCAGCGGTTGCGTGTTTCGGATACGCCTGCTCTCGCCGCTTCGCTGGTATCGACCGGTTTTCCCTACGATTTCGCAACGACAACAGACAACAACACCCGCCAGTTTACCCGGATTCAGGCGCGCACGCAGGGAGTGCGCCGCGCCGGTTCTGCCGCGCTCGACCTGGCGTATGTGGCGTCGGGTCGGCTCGATGCGCACTGGGAATTGCGTCTGAAACCGTGGGATACCGCCGCCGGCGCGTTGCTCGTGCTCGAAGCAGGCGGTCGCCTGTCTGACTGGCGCGGTCAACCCTGGAACCCGTGGAACGACCGATTGGTGGCGTCAAACGGTCGCATCCACGATGAGTTGATCGCAGCGCTCGCCGAATAG
- a CDS encoding SPL family radical SAM protein, with amino-acid sequence MAYYIEDYLSGAAIGPRRPIINEYFLSSYTMAIYTGCEFGCPYCDSWAVQQRPLNEMVRVPIDLPERVRQELEGVSRGDLVGITALSDPYQPAELTYRLTRQTLRVFAERGQPLLILTKSPMVIEDLTLLERIHAASLAIVMFTLLTIDPHLAEKLEDHAPAPALRLDAIATLKRAGIPVGVAMMPILPYVNDTDLIINATLGAVVEAGADFVVWDYLLIPDERHRGRINDMLARIGRYPPAYYRDLYRGRALPDLTYRNERDRALLERCDALNLPVRAPHHLYAGRLHPRNEASLLLRHTAFRDSVQGRTSLARQGRELADLVYHGKATDIQLRASPLYATLNAILQREYTGDA; translated from the coding sequence ATGGCGTACTACATCGAGGATTATCTTTCCGGCGCCGCCATCGGTCCACGACGCCCGATCATCAACGAGTATTTTTTGTCGTCGTACACCATGGCGATCTACACCGGGTGCGAATTCGGTTGTCCGTACTGCGACAGTTGGGCGGTTCAGCAACGTCCGCTGAACGAGATGGTGCGCGTCCCCATCGACCTGCCGGAACGGGTCCGGCAAGAACTCGAGGGTGTGAGCCGTGGCGATCTGGTTGGAATCACTGCCCTGAGTGATCCTTATCAACCCGCCGAACTCACCTACCGTCTGACGCGCCAGACGCTGCGTGTCTTCGCAGAGCGTGGTCAACCGCTCCTGATCCTCACCAAAAGCCCGATGGTCATCGAGGATCTGACGCTGCTGGAGCGCATCCATGCTGCCAGCCTGGCAATCGTGATGTTCACCCTGCTCACGATTGACCCGCATCTCGCGGAGAAACTCGAAGACCATGCCCCTGCACCGGCGCTGCGCCTGGACGCGATTGCCACCCTTAAACGCGCCGGTATTCCGGTCGGCGTGGCAATGATGCCCATCCTGCCGTATGTTAACGATACGGACCTGATCATCAATGCAACGCTCGGCGCCGTTGTCGAAGCTGGGGCCGATTTTGTCGTCTGGGATTATCTCCTGATCCCGGACGAACGGCATCGCGGGCGGATCAACGATATGCTGGCGCGCATCGGTCGCTACCCGCCGGCGTACTATCGCGATCTCTACCGCGGTCGCGCCCTCCCCGACCTGACCTACCGTAATGAACGTGATCGGGCGTTGCTGGAGCGGTGCGATGCGCTCAACCTTCCGGTGCGTGCGCCCCACCACCTGTATGCCGGTCGGTTGCATCCGCGGAATGAGGCGTCACTGCTGCTCCGTCATACGGCGTTTCGGGATAGCGTTCAGGGACGTACCAGCCTGGCGCGTCAGGGGCGTGAACTTGCCGATCTGGTGTACCACGGCAAAGCGACCGATATTCAGTTGCGCGCCAGCCCGCTGTACGCAACGTTGAACGCTATTTTGCAACGCGAGTACACTGGCGACGCCTGA
- the ilvA gene encoding threonine ammonia-lyase yields MPITIDDIRTARALLRGIIIDTPLLPDERLSQELNASVWIKAECTQRSGSFKIRGAYTMIRRLPPEARKRGVIAPSAGNHAQGVALAARLTGLPATIVMPERAPLTKIMATQRLGADVILHGATFDDAQQYARRLEAERGMVYVPAFDHEDVITGQGTLGLEIAESLPDLGLVIVPIGGGGLISGIALAVKALLPRARIVGVQAAGCAPVPRSLAAGHPVAVAHAHTIADGIAVKRPGELTLSIIRQLVDDVVTVDDDAIARAIAHAVQYDHLVVEGAGAAGLAALLSGQVTPRPGETVCVPLCGGNIDSNLLTRVLEQVAVRQGRYLLLKSTLEDRPGNLAPLLTRVAESGANVIDIFHRRAVWLAPLDRVGIELVLEVRDEQHGQQVVQHLLDCGYHVEREGVGSWPE; encoded by the coding sequence ATGCCGATCACCATCGACGACATTCGCACTGCCCGCGCGCTGTTGCGCGGCATTATCATCGACACACCGCTTCTCCCGGACGAACGCCTCTCGCAGGAACTCAACGCATCTGTCTGGATCAAAGCCGAATGCACCCAACGGAGCGGCTCGTTCAAGATCCGCGGCGCGTACACCATGATACGCCGCCTGCCCCCGGAGGCGCGCAAACGCGGGGTCATTGCGCCATCCGCAGGAAACCACGCGCAGGGCGTCGCGCTGGCGGCACGCCTGACAGGGTTACCCGCGACGATTGTCATGCCCGAACGCGCACCATTAACGAAGATTATGGCAACTCAGCGTCTCGGCGCAGACGTCATTCTGCACGGCGCGACGTTCGATGATGCGCAGCAGTATGCGCGCCGCCTGGAAGCGGAACGTGGCATGGTCTACGTGCCAGCGTTCGATCACGAAGACGTGATTACCGGTCAGGGGACGCTGGGGCTGGAAATTGCCGAATCGCTGCCCGATCTCGGTCTGGTGATTGTGCCGATTGGCGGCGGGGGGTTGATCAGCGGCATTGCGCTGGCAGTCAAGGCGCTGTTGCCGCGCGCACGGATCGTTGGCGTTCAGGCGGCAGGCTGCGCACCGGTGCCACGATCACTCGCCGCCGGTCATCCCGTCGCCGTTGCCCACGCACACACCATCGCCGATGGCATTGCTGTCAAGCGCCCCGGTGAACTCACGTTGTCCATCATTCGCCAGCTGGTCGATGATGTGGTCACGGTCGATGATGACGCCATTGCGCGTGCAATCGCGCATGCCGTACAGTACGACCATCTGGTGGTCGAAGGCGCTGGCGCTGCCGGTCTGGCGGCACTGCTCAGCGGGCAGGTGACGCCGCGCCCCGGCGAAACGGTCTGCGTGCCGTTGTGCGGCGGCAATATCGACAGCAACCTGCTGACGCGCGTGCTCGAACAGGTAGCCGTGCGTCAGGGACGGTACCTGCTCCTCAAATCGACCCTCGAAGATCGCCCCGGCAATCTGGCGCCGCTGCTGACGCGCGTCGCCGAGTCGGGCGCAAATGTTATCGACATTTTTCATCGTCGCGCCGTCTGGCTGGCGCCACTCGACCGCGTCGGCATTGAACTGGTGCTCGAAGTGCGCGACGAGCAGCACGGGCAACAGGTCGTGCAACATCTCCTCGATTGCGGCTATCATGTGGAGCGTGAGGGGGTCGGCAGCTGGCCCGAATAG
- a CDS encoding BTAD domain-containing putative transcriptional regulator: MRVQYIQVAGAHYRALPVFERSVARVSAKPDVSALTSHFADHRQYRQEKHAGSHHRSSDTPVPDDRIESAHRNRMAQTLLPLKLVPPPLREGVLLRPDLQALLAEVRLHPLTVVTAPAGYGKTTLLAQWAQELGRTGAPVSWLTLDVGDRDPALFLAYLIRAFQMAFPALGRDASRVLSSAASLERDWPLVAGALCSDLQRQVLSAAFLFLDDLHQVIDSAVIGQILGYLLRAAPPTLHVVVASRREVHIPPLSRLRTEGRLVEVRQADLHLTPEQARQLLTIQGVALSDEELTTLLARTEGWALSLQLAARALAELPAERRSAFVEALGGGSEQLLSYLADEVLADLPSDVLEFLRLAALPPHFDADLLTAVLLRDDVPYLLRRVRTLGLPLTPLDDQGERLRFHPLWRELLLRGIDEFVDDETLAAFHRRFGRQFEMRGELEEALEHYAHAGSVDNLERALLERAWPLLNSPRRDTVRRWIEQIPVERRDANPELLYMWGYSQIVSDPSRAAQIIEHAAELFRRSGAHARELRAYSDLATLLFWQARPADFAAVCVRAIRAANLARDAWSRGAALTCVAAMLAIRGRLSAALRVARHAAAHPLNPAWHWLLAMIVTSIHNQLGRPDDALAVVDEALQSSQIDSNDRMRQNLLRQRAMALYQIGQPAEAITLALDVHRYLLDYYRDGTAGVSAAQLALLLSLQGRFDESAFYIAQARAAFHDLGALAPLASLQVIELYNMRGRGQAARAAAAASAFVRRLDEVEGVAPDLRLRLLLAIVLGEAGEHRQALDLLQTTVQQMQHRGYRLFLASACLYGAALAGVCGEGALRDAWLRTGWTIAADDRSRFLPMMPVSALKDVAIAALRTGIAPDAVGRILPHHVGDEAVELLQDALNDPDPSVRAHVVRLLGEVGAAAAYPALRLLLKDRNPAVRQAAEESLNRLVYRPPYPLRIRMLGAFTVWRGDHEIRDREWRSSKARQLLQLLLTERGRALPRERVVEALWPDMEIEAATNNLRVTINRLSKALEPDRPEGAPSAYLIQQGETYAFNTASDHHIDVVEFTDAVAEGQRADQRGQRTAVIAAYRRAVQLYGGPYLPDNMYEDWTVVERERLALMFVESALRLGTLLLEEGAVHEAIGLGWRVVEIDQTQEEAYRLLMRAHAALGERSTALRLYARCVDVLQNELGIAPLPETTALYHALRDLR; encoded by the coding sequence ATGCGTGTACAATATATTCAGGTCGCGGGTGCGCACTATCGAGCGCTGCCCGTGTTCGAGCGCAGTGTTGCGCGGGTCTCGGCAAAACCAGATGTGTCTGCGCTGACGTCCCACTTTGCCGATCATCGTCAGTACAGACAGGAGAAGCATGCCGGGAGTCACCATCGCTCTTCCGATACACCCGTGCCTGATGACCGCATCGAATCCGCTCATCGCAATCGTATGGCGCAAACGTTGCTGCCGCTGAAACTTGTTCCTCCGCCGTTGCGTGAGGGCGTGTTGCTTCGCCCCGATCTCCAGGCATTGCTGGCCGAGGTGCGTCTGCATCCCCTGACCGTTGTGACGGCGCCGGCCGGGTATGGGAAGACCACCCTGCTGGCGCAATGGGCGCAGGAGTTGGGGCGTACCGGTGCACCGGTCTCCTGGTTGACGCTCGATGTCGGCGACCGTGATCCGGCGTTGTTTCTGGCGTATCTCATTCGCGCCTTTCAAATGGCATTCCCCGCGTTGGGGCGCGATGCAAGCCGGGTGCTGTCGAGCGCTGCGAGTCTCGAACGCGATTGGCCCCTGGTCGCCGGGGCGCTGTGCAGCGATCTGCAACGTCAGGTGCTGTCGGCAGCCTTTCTCTTTCTGGACGATCTGCATCAGGTGATCGATTCGGCGGTCATCGGGCAGATTCTGGGCTATCTGTTGCGCGCTGCACCACCGACGTTGCACGTTGTAGTCGCCTCGCGGCGCGAAGTGCATATCCCACCATTATCGCGTTTGCGCACGGAAGGTCGTCTTGTCGAGGTGCGTCAGGCTGATCTGCACCTGACGCCGGAACAGGCGCGGCAGTTGCTCACCATTCAAGGCGTGGCGCTCTCTGATGAGGAACTGACAACACTCCTCGCGCGCACCGAGGGGTGGGCGTTGAGCCTGCAACTGGCTGCCCGCGCGCTTGCTGAACTCCCCGCCGAACGGCGCAGCGCCTTCGTCGAGGCATTGGGCGGCGGGAGTGAGCAGCTGCTCTCCTATCTGGCAGACGAGGTGCTCGCCGATCTGCCTTCCGATGTTCTGGAATTTCTCCGCCTCGCCGCCCTTCCGCCACACTTCGACGCCGATCTGTTGACGGCGGTTCTGTTGCGGGACGATGTTCCCTACCTGTTGCGCCGTGTCCGCACCCTTGGTTTGCCGCTCACTCCGCTCGATGATCAGGGAGAACGACTGCGCTTTCATCCGCTGTGGCGTGAACTGTTGTTGCGCGGCATCGATGAGTTCGTCGACGATGAGACGCTGGCGGCGTTTCACCGTCGTTTCGGTCGTCAATTCGAGATGCGGGGCGAACTCGAAGAAGCGCTCGAGCATTATGCGCACGCGGGCAGTGTTGATAATCTCGAACGGGCGTTGCTCGAACGGGCGTGGCCCCTCCTCAACTCGCCGCGGCGCGATACAGTGCGACGCTGGATTGAACAGATCCCGGTTGAGCGCCGTGACGCCAATCCCGAACTTTTGTACATGTGGGGATACAGCCAGATCGTTTCCGATCCGTCGCGGGCGGCGCAGATTATCGAGCATGCCGCCGAATTGTTCCGGCGTTCAGGCGCGCATGCGCGCGAATTGCGCGCCTACTCCGATCTCGCAACGCTGCTCTTCTGGCAGGCGCGTCCCGCCGATTTCGCCGCTGTCTGTGTGCGTGCTATTCGCGCGGCCAACCTGGCGCGCGATGCCTGGTCGCGGGGCGCTGCGCTGACCTGTGTCGCCGCCATGCTGGCGATCCGCGGTCGCCTCTCCGCTGCGCTGCGCGTTGCCCGTCACGCGGCTGCGCATCCGCTGAATCCAGCCTGGCACTGGTTGCTTGCGATGATCGTCACGTCGATCCATAACCAGCTCGGTCGCCCGGATGATGCGCTGGCAGTCGTCGATGAAGCCCTGCAGTCGAGCCAGATCGACAGCAATGACCGCATGCGACAGAATTTGTTGCGTCAACGTGCGATGGCGCTGTACCAGATCGGACAGCCTGCTGAGGCAATCACCCTGGCGCTCGATGTTCATCGCTATCTGCTCGATTATTATCGCGACGGTACGGCTGGCGTCAGCGCCGCGCAACTTGCGCTGCTCCTTTCGTTGCAGGGGCGCTTCGATGAGTCGGCGTTCTACATTGCCCAGGCGCGCGCCGCCTTCCACGACCTTGGTGCACTTGCGCCGCTTGCGTCATTGCAGGTTATCGAACTGTACAACATGCGGGGGCGCGGGCAGGCGGCGCGCGCGGCGGCGGCGGCCAGCGCATTCGTGCGCCGTCTCGATGAGGTGGAAGGCGTTGCGCCCGATCTGCGCCTGCGCCTGTTACTGGCGATTGTGCTCGGTGAAGCGGGTGAGCATCGCCAGGCGCTCGACCTGTTGCAGACGACGGTGCAGCAGATGCAGCACCGTGGCTATCGTCTGTTTCTGGCGTCCGCCTGTCTCTACGGGGCAGCGCTCGCCGGCGTGTGCGGTGAGGGAGCGTTGCGTGATGCATGGCTGCGCACCGGTTGGACGATTGCCGCCGATGATCGGAGTCGTTTCCTGCCAATGATGCCCGTTTCTGCGTTGAAAGATGTGGCGATCGCTGCATTGCGCACCGGGATCGCGCCCGATGCGGTTGGTCGCATTTTGCCGCACCATGTCGGGGATGAAGCGGTCGAACTATTGCAGGACGCGCTGAACGATCCAGACCCATCGGTGCGGGCCCATGTGGTGCGACTGCTGGGAGAGGTTGGCGCAGCTGCCGCCTATCCGGCGCTGCGTTTGCTGTTGAAGGACCGCAACCCTGCCGTGCGTCAGGCTGCCGAGGAGTCGCTCAATCGTCTGGTCTATCGTCCGCCGTATCCGTTGCGCATTCGGATGCTCGGCGCCTTTACCGTCTGGCGCGGCGATCACGAGATCCGTGATCGCGAGTGGCGCAGCAGTAAAGCCCGTCAATTGCTTCAACTGTTGCTCACCGAACGCGGACGCGCCCTTCCACGCGAACGGGTGGTCGAGGCGCTCTGGCCCGATATGGAGATCGAGGCGGCAACCAATAATTTGCGGGTCACGATCAATCGGTTGAGTAAGGCGCTCGAACCGGACCGCCCTGAAGGAGCGCCGTCCGCCTACCTGATCCAGCAGGGTGAGACGTATGCGTTCAATACCGCCAGCGACCATCACATTGATGTGGTTGAGTTCACCGATGCGGTTGCCGAGGGGCAGCGCGCCGATCAGCGCGGTCAACGCACCGCAGTGATCGCCGCCTACCGACGCGCCGTTCAGTTGTATGGCGGTCCGTACCTGCCCGACAATATGTACGAAGACTGGACGGTCGTCGAACGTGAACGCCTGGCGTTAATGTTCGTCGAGAGTGCACTCCGCCTGGGAACGCTGCTCCTCGAAGAAGGCGCTGTGCACGAAGCAATCGGTCTGGGATGGCGAGTAGTCGAGATTGATCAGACCCAGGAAGAGGCGTACCGTTTGTTGATGCGCGCCCATGCCGCGCTTGGCGAACGAAGCACAGCGTTGCGCCTGTATGCGCGCTGCGTTGACGTATTGCAGAATGAACTGGGGATCGCTCCGCTGCCCGAGACGACTGCGCTGTACCACGCACTGCGCGATTTGCGCTGA